A window of Halogeometricum sp. S1BR25-6 genomic DNA:
ACGTGGTGACGCCGCAGGGCGAAGGCGTCGACACGGTCGAGACGGACCACGACGGCTACGTCGTCGCCCGCCGCGAGGGGTTGGTCGCCTACGAGGGCGACCCCGTGTTGAGCACGGCCGTCCGCGACGACGGCGACCTCGTGGTCCCCCGGGACCCGGACGCCGAGTCGGAGTAACCGTCGACCGGTCCGCCGGCGTGCCATTCCGTACCGGCGTCGACTCGAAGCGAAGCACTTAACGGTCACACGCGCATTCTCTCGAATACACCCTGGGACCGTGGGGTAGTGGTATCCTCTGCCGATGGGGTCGGTAGGACCTGAGTTCGACTCTCAGCGGTCCCATATCCGTTTTCGAGGCGCTACGCGACGAGCGAAGCGAGTCACCCGCGCCGACTAACGATGTGTACATCGGTGAGAGTCGGACGAATCGAGTTCGACTCTCAGCGGTCACGGGTTCCTCCGGAACCCGTGAGCAAGGGAGACGCTCCGCGTCTCTCAGCGGTCCCACTCCACCTTTTTACTTCGTCGGGTTCGCTCTTTGAGCGAACCGCTCCTCGCAAAAAACTGTCTCGCTGAGCGGAGCGAAGCGAGGCTCGATGGGCGCGAAGCGCCCATCGGTGGACCAAAAAGAGTCCGCGAGGGCTCGCTTCGCTCGCCTCGCGGTACGACTGCTCGGCTCATTAACCGCTCCGCGCGGTACGACTCCTTCGTCACCGTCGACCGCCGCAAAAAAGCTCGTTCGTGCGCGCGCGCTCAGTCCTCTTTCCGCTGCTCTTTCGCCATATCAAGCGACCAGAAGAACCCGAAGTACGCCGCCACACCGGCGACCATGAACAGGTAGTAGGCCCACTGCGGCCCCTGCACGAAGTCGAAGAACAGCGAGACGGCCACCACCCACGCGATGGCGAAGGTGAGGTCCGCGAGCATCCCCGACCCGTGCTCTCTGAGGGCGCCGACCGGGCCGGACGAGGAGTTCACGCCTCGGCCTCCGCTCCGTCGTTACTGTCGACGACGAGTACCGGTACTCTGGTCCGACGGAGCACCTTCTCGGCGACGCTGCCGAGGACGACGCGCGAGAGACCCGAGCGCCCGTGCGACCCCATGACGACGAGGTCGATGTCGTTCTCGTCGACGAACTTCCGAATGGCGCGGGCGGGTTCGCCCGCGGTGACGTGTTCTTCGACGGAGACGCCGCGTTCGCGGGCCGCGTCGGCGACGTAGCCGGTGGCCTTCTCCGCCGCGTCCGTCACCTCGGGCATCTCGTCGAGGTGGCCGCTTCGGATGCGGTCGACCTGTTCGGCGCCGAGCGAGTAACTCGTCGCGTCCACGTCGACGACGTAGAGCGCGTGGACCGTCGCGTCGTACTTCTCGGCGATGTCGACCGCCTGGTCGACCGCCTGTCGCGACGTATCGCTTCCGTCTGTCGGCACGAGTATGTGTTCGTACATTGTTAATCAGTCGTCCGCGGGAGTCCCGCCGCTGCCGTCGTTGCCCACGACGTCCTCGGCGGTCTGTTGCTGCCCCATGGGTTCGGGGCTGTGACACTGTCTGACCATCCGCTTGGTCTCCAGCGGCGGTTCGTCGGTGACGAGGGAGACGCCGATGGTGACGGCGAACACGACGGGCACGGCGACGAGCGCCGACCCGATGGCCGGCAGCCACTGCGCGAGGGCGGGGAAGATGACGCCGTCGGCGCCGGCCGCGCCCGCGAACAGTCCGTAACTCGGCAGCACCTCGTTCACGATGGGGGTGAACCAGATGAGGAGGCCGGTGGTCATCCCGGCCAGCGCGCCCTGCCGGTTCGTGTTCTCCCACCAGAGGCCGAGGAAGAACATCGGGAAGAGGACGGCGCCGGCGAGCGAGAACGCGTAGGAGACCAGCGCGGCGATGGGCGCCGCGGGGTCGAGGGCGGCCAGCGTGGTGAACGCGCCCAAGGCGACGATGCTGAGGCGACCGACGAGCACCTGCTGGCGCTGGGTCGCGTCCTCGTTGATGATGTTGACGTAAATGTCGTGTGCGATAGCCGAGGAACCGGCGATGAACAGGCCGGCCGTGGTGGCGATGGCGGCGGCGATGCCGCCGGCGGCGACGAGGCCGACGAACCACGTCGGGAGGTTCGCCAGTTG
This region includes:
- a CDS encoding universal stress protein — protein: MYEHILVPTDGSDTSRQAVDQAVDIAEKYDATVHALYVVDVDATSYSLGAEQVDRIRSGHLDEMPEVTDAAEKATGYVADAARERGVSVEEHVTAGEPARAIRKFVDENDIDLVVMGSHGRSGLSRVVLGSVAEKVLRRTRVPVLVVDSNDGAEAEA